The genomic interval AAATCTCaatttgaattaattatgcaaatttatgcgtACAATCAAACGTTTGctgtaattaactaaataaggcccctaaaatgcttttttttatcagactctttataggattctgatcaaatgtacttgaaaacaaatttcaatctcataattattttcttatgtattttaccagggtttttttcttatgtaattctctatttttcaactttttcttttttattgttttttctatgGAAATTGTCTGGGActttattctgaccataaacaggatgaaattaattgagtttaatcagtaaaatgagaaataatgaTGCATCTACGACTTTTAGCTTTAAAAAACCATTTGTATTggattttgagcaattttgggtctgcatgcacttcaTTTTGTGTCATTTCGGAACCATGTACCCAGGAGTCATactttggtctcaaaagttgagcgagacttgaaagtagaaagtcagcgagcggcgcagtaaaaaacaatatatcagcagatttatcgtgaaaaatgtcaaggggggctgaatcaccCCCCCCAGTCTTATTATGGTAATAGACCTGTATGCAAgcataataaatctgatcaaatTAATACTTGGACATTATGCCTGTATTCTTTATGCTTATTTTGTTATGCATGAAATCATAGGTTGGGGTTAAAATCATCTTTGATTTAAAgtgttttttatgaatttgggcAAGAAAGCAGTCAGATATCTTTAACTGTGAATccttcaaatcaaataaacgtCCGAAGGTCCAGACACTACGGTAGGGTCTAACTCCACTCTGATGGTGAGATGAGAACAACTATCTTGTCTTTGCATTTAATTGCAGTTACAAGCAAAAGCCACATATTTAATTGCAGAGTATTTATAAACTGTACAAATAGATTATCAGTTCATTGTGTGATAACAGTATCAATActtgatttaaatagagaatgTCAAGTATTTGTCCCATTCATTGCTGAGGTCCCGCCCACATTTAGGGATGAGTTTGACCCTGAAGACTGagttgatgatgctgatgctAGGGCACCCAATGAAGAATTCATTGATGATGACGCAGCCAGTGAGGCAGCCAATGAAGAGGAACTCTTGGTCTTGAGTTGGGCATCAGCGATCTCAGCGAGGGCTTCTTGAATGCGATGGAGCAGAAGCTCTCCCCTCTCAACGACTTCACCAAGTCGTTTGGCTGCTATCTCATTGTCCTCTTCTAACCTCTGCAAACTTGCATTctgaaatggggaaaaaaaaaacattccattTCTTTCTTATTGATGAAAGTGAGAAAATTCAGTCTATGTATTCAATTCAGAGAGTTAttaaattttgcaaataattgTCAACTTTTCAAGAGCAGTACAGTGTATGACATAATGTTGAGTGAactacactactcaaaaaaagttaaggaccactttttaaaacgtacataaagattttatacaaggtgttttatttctggaaatacctcagtacaactgtcctaaatgtccttaaacacgctgtaatcaatttcacgcatgggtggtttcagttgttgcacaatgtctctcgcatcactgcacatcctgaaaagtgggccccgaggggtatcagctaccgacatgaagtggtaaaaacgaatgtctgagtgtctttcaggcagttcagtaacgagtgtgaccacctcctgcagcaataacggcttcacagcgctgtctcatggagctgatgaggcgattgatgtctctgacgtccagtgcatcccatgcagcctccagagccacacccagctgctgcagtccaagtggatgggcttcgagctgctcgagactcctccccatcatgtcccagacgtgctctatcgggtttaagtccggggacctcgctggccactccatacgctcaatcccctggccctcaaggaactcggtcaccaccctagctcggtgggcacgggcattgtcatccatgaaaatgatgttttgtcccacattttctgcaaatggcaccactataggttcaaggacctcatccctgtacctcactcctgtcattgctccccctgggaccacgtagagacgagtacggttggcgtaggtgatgcctccccacaccatgacgctgcctcccccataacggtcatgttctgcaatacaggggtctgcaaatctctctcctggtcgcctccagactctcgaacgtccatcattgtggtcaagggaaaatctgctctcatctgtgaacagaactctacgccattgctgtctggtccatctgacatgctcccgggcccagttgagacgaattcttctgtgagcaggggtgagtgggacacactgagctggccgtctggcatgcatattggctctgtgaagtcggttacggattgtttgagtggaaacaatcactccagttgctgcagcgaagtcattgttgaggcggcgtgcactgtgaaagcggttgcggaggctgagattcgtcaagtagcgatcatctctaggggttgtcgaaactggtcggccactgcggggtctctcggagtatagccctgtctctcggtgtctttgatttgctctgctaatgacactgtgtgacacgcccatcattctggctactcttcgctgactgaggccagcttccagcatccctagggctctggctacatctgtttcacttaggtggtgtcttggcattgctgttgtaggcaagttgttgattgtacagactaaagacggaaaatgctttggaagacacttgtcttatggcccactgcaatgatgccagagacatcatgaaagaactgcatgtgtgaaattgatgtcattgtgtttgatggcattctggacagctgtatcttggcattgctattgtcagcaagttgttgattgtagagactaaagacagaaaatgctttggaagccacttttgtacgggcacattgcaatgatgcaagagacatgaaagaactgcatgtgtgaaattgatttcattgtgtttgatggcatcctggacagctggatagcaatgccaagacaccacctaagtgaaacagatgtagccagagccctagggatgctggaagctggcctcagtcagcgaagagtagccagaatgatgggcgtgtcacacagtgtcattagcagagcaaatcaaagacaccgagagacagggctatactccgagagaccccgcagtggccgaccagtttcgacaacccctagagatgatcgctacttgacgaatctcagcctccgcaaccgctttcacagtgcacgccgcctcaacaatgacttcgctgcagcaactggagtgattgtttccactcaaacaatccgtaaccgacttcacagagccaatatgcatgccagacggccagctcagtgtgtcccactcacccctgctcacagaagaattcgtctcaactgggcccgggagcatgtcagatggaccagacagcaatggcgtagagttctgttcacagatgagagcagattttcccttgaccacaatgatggacgttcgagagtctggaggcgaccaggagagagatttgcagacccctgtattgcagaacatgaccgttatgggggaggcagcgtcatggtgtggggaggcatcacctacgccaaccgtactcgtctctacgtggtcccagggggagcaatgacaggagtgaggtacagggatgaggtccttgaacctatagtggtgccatttgcagaaaatgtgggacaaaacatcattttcatggatgacaatgcccgtgcccaccgagctagggtggtgaccgagttccttgagggccaggggattgagcgtatggagtggccagcgaggtccccggacttaaacccgatagagcacgtctgggacatgatggggaggagtctcgagcagctcgaagcccatccacttggactgcagcagctgggtgtggctctgggggctgcatgggatgcactggacatcagagacatcaatcgcctcatcagctccatgagacagcgctgtgaagccgttattgctgcaggaggtggtcacactcgttactgaactgcctgaaagacactcagacattcgtttttaccacttcatgtcggtagctgatacccctcggggcccacttttcaggatgtgcagtgatgcgagagacattgtgcaacaactgaaaccacccatgcgtgaaattgattacagcgtgtttaaggacatttaggacagttgtactgaggtatttccagaaataaaacaccttgtataaaatctttatgtacgttttaaaaagtggtccttaactttttttgagtagtgtatttgGTTTATCAATGTACTAAATTTTCAAACACTTTCTCCCCCATACAACTTTCTGTTAAGTCATATACaaagatcctttttttttcttctcaacaATTGGATTTCGACATTCTTATAGGTGAAATAGTCAGATACTCGATAGTGTTtattagaaattaaaaaaaaatcacaaccaaaactgttttctcctttttcatTATGGACCAGTGTACCAGTGACTCTTTTCTTCCACATAATTATAATGAGTCGAAAGATTACACAAGTCATAGTAATTTTTCAGACCATAGTATGCAAAGCATGTGCtatttattttttcctaaatcaaattttgctGAATACATTTCTGTGGCCCAACAAATTTGACTAATTCAAATTCACCTGTTTACCATGCTATAGAAATGTTAATTGTATAAAAGTATTACCTGAAGTTCAACAGTAGATTCTTCACTTGGTAGAGAATCTATCAGTACATCTATGTCCTTGGCTGTCCTGGCAATCAGTTGAGCAAAGAGCTGAGTGTAATCCTCATGATTAGGCTGCTGTTCTTGAGAGGCTAAGGGTTAAAGGCAGATTAGAATTTAAATCACTGCAGGGATTAAATGAATCAAAGGTCATCCAATGCCATGGACATGAATGACCTTTTGACCAGCCTCAATGCCCTATTAATTGGTCTTTTGTTACTTTATTCTAATTaactaaaaataagaatatatgtattttagtgACAGATACTGTACTTCTTACAAAATAAGGCCCGTAGGATGATTAATAGTCATTGTGAAAAAAAACCATAAATCCACTAGAACATTGCCAAGCATTTGTGGTAGTGAAATCAGATAGGCCTATCCCATTTTATAAAACAGTTTTAAAAGCACTTactaaatattttaaaattgacAGGATACTTAACATTTGGCAGTACCACACCATATATTCACTTgccaaaatcataaaaatctaCTACTTTCAAAGAAAACTTCATATATTCATGgtttatttattagaacaatTACACATATGGCAGCCAATGGCAAAAATGTGTGTGTTTACAAAAggatcatataaaaaaaaatacagattcTTGCACTTGTActaaaattatgttttataacTATTTGTACATGATTTTGTAAGGCACTTAAGAGATCAATTTCTGTCAATACCAGAGCTAGGCCTACACTAAAaacctttaaaatatttttatcgttattatatttcaaaataattgctGTCACAACAACTTTGGTAGCAATTTTGCTCTACTctgacaaaaggaagcaagtacTAAAGGTGCAATATCCTGTAAACAGCAAAAAATGTctgaaatttacattgacaCAACATGCATCACAGTGGCAAACTGCACCAAATGGATAGCATAGCATTTGTCTCAGCGAGTGACTACATTTTTGCTTATATTACGTGACATCATCCAGCCACTATCACCAGCTAATTTATGAATGACattatagtaagcatgcgcagtacAAACCTCCCAGTACCTAGCACAGCATTCTATCAAAACAAGACTTCAATTCTTTATCACCTCGTATCGACATAGAATTTTGACACTTTcctatatttcatatgaattttgGAATTGTGAGAGATATTTTTGAGAATCTGTTTTCAAACAGATACAGCACAGGTAGGCCTATAGCATATTTCAATTACCTTCT from Lytechinus pictus isolate F3 Inbred chromosome 2, Lp3.0, whole genome shotgun sequence carries:
- the LOC129253554 gene encoding mediator of RNA polymerase II transcription subunit 21-like, with product MADRVTQLQDAVNQLAEHMCNSIGVLQQSAQPSKFPGCEKQASQEQQPNHEDYTQLFAQLIARTAKDIDVLIDSLPSEESTVELQNASLQRLEEDNEIAAKRLGEVVERGELLLHRIQEALAEIADAQLKTKSSSSLAASLAASSSMNSSLGALASASSTQSSGSNSSLNVGGTSAMNGTNT